ccttcttggtcttttcGTCAGCAGCAGTGCCTTGCATGCCAATGAGGAAATGATCTTGGTTTTCAATCAGAAAGATGATAACGCATTGGTTCAGTCGGTATTCCTCGGGAGCCATAGCGTGTGCTGGGTGAGAAAGCATGCCTGGCTGGAAAATGGCAGCCAAGTTCTGTGAGTTCATTCGGTTCTCATCTGCTTTGGCAGCAAATACTGCGAGAAGGTCGAGAATATAGAGGAGCAGCTGTCGGTTCAGAGGGGGCAGCTCAGTGATGAGCTGCTGATACTGTATGATGGCGGCTTTCTCGTTGAAGTTCTCTACGAACTGAGGACCCTCTGCGTCACCTACAGCCTGCTTAGTTGCGCCTCGGAGGGGATCGCGGAACTTCTCGTAGAGATCGAGGGGAACAACAGGTTCGGGAAGGTCGTTAAGATATCGTCGCAGAACGTTGGCAGCGTCGTGTACTGTGTATCCTTCCCAGACGAGGCCCTTTCCGTATCTATCGGGCGAGTCGAATATGGTCTTTAGCTCCTTTATCCTCTTTTCCGAGCCGCTAAGACGGAAAATTCCTTCGATATGGGTAGCTAGGACGAAACGTTAGCTTTGTCACTTTCAGTCACTCCAAGCAAATCAACCAACCTTTTTCTTTGAGGAAGACGCCGCATTTTGCGACGACGATGGGAACATAGCCGTAGATGTAGCTTTGTCCCTTTTCATCGATGAGTGAGATCGCAACATTGGCGTATGTTATACTTTGTCGTAGAGGTACACCAAAGATGCCTTGTGGTCGGGTTTCTAAAGTGTTCGGGTCAGAGACTATAGGCAAGAAGTGGGGGTTGGCCATATGCGCAGCGGTTTTTTGACCATGGGCATCGCACATGCGACAAGTGTGAGAGAAGGCAGCAATCTCCAGAAGTACTTGACTTTGGCAGTGGAGCGCATCGCGACAAAAGTGCCGGGAAGTGAAACCGGGCCATATCGTGACGATTTGGCATGAAAGGAAACCCGGCAGTCGAGCGCAGGAAGTAGTGAGAGGGGGAAAACCATACCCTGAGGTTCTTGATGCTTCGAAGGCAGCTTAAAGCCCTTCCACCATGATTTGAGATCGCGCTTGCTGGGCGGGGAGGCTGCACTGTTAATTTGAAGGGTCGGCTGGTTCGCCTGGTTAGGGTTTGAAGCGGCAGACGTCATGGCGAACGGCTGAGTATGCCAAAGGCGAAAACGACGACTTTCGAAGAGGATAGAGAGGGTGACGTGACGAAGGATGATACAGCTGGGCCGGCCCAGTTGCCAGAGTCACGATGGCTAGGCCTCAGCCTCGATCGAATTCGAGGTCGAGGTCAGGAATGCGGCGGCGAGGTGCGCTGAGCGGTGACCCGGGATCGTGTTGTGGAGGAACACCGGATTCAAAGAAACGGGAAGGAGGCCGAGAAGATCGAAAACCGATAGGCGACGGTGGGCTGAAGGGTATGATGCGAGGCTAAAGATCAGAAGCTAGAAACCAAGGCGTCGAGCTGGGGAGCTCAAACAAGCGAGCGAGGGAGTCGAGGGCAACAGTGTGCGCGCCAGTGTATGATGAGACAGATCGGTCGATGATTGGTAGCGTCAAGGGCGTCAGAGCGGTAGGGCGTCAAGGCGTTAGGCGCTGGTTCGGTTTGGTACAGTATCCAGTCCTTCCTTGACTTGAGGCACAGGCTGGCGTAAGCAAGAATGGAAAAGACAAAGGCAAAGGAGAGTGATGGTGATTGATAAAGCGGGTTGAGAGAAGAAGCGAGGCGAGGATGCTTTGAAGGGGTCGACGCCGTAGACGATTGCTCAGGTTAATGATTATCGCGTTTTCGCAGTATGGTAGGGAGCGAGCTGTAATGTAGCAATGGAAAACAGTTGGTGGCATCAACAACGAACGGGAGGGAGTAAGATTAAAGAAATCCAACCTATCCAAATCAATTGATGTCAGGCGGGGGAGGCTTTGGAGTTGGGGGGCCAAAAAGCTAGTAGGTACCTCTCTCTAGACCAGACCAGGTATTGTAGGTACCCGTAGCGTTAGTGGGCTGGTCTGTGTTATATCGTGTTGTGGATGACTTGGTCTGGGCTGGATCTGGGTCTGGGTCTTGAACTAGCAGCAAGGCAGGGAAAGGCAACCAAAGGGAAGATAGAGAAGGGTAAGGGTAAGTGAGATAGTGGAGGTTGCAAAGTAGGCCGGCCAGGGTGTAGGGGATAGAGTCAGGTACTAATAGAGAGCCCTGCCCTGTCGTTGAGCGAGAATCAACAGAACCGAGTCCGAAAAGCAAGAATTCAAGATGTTGAattcttaagtaataatttgAGGCCGTCTTTTAATAGAACTGGCCTGCCCACCGATTAAAGACCTATGCAGGTGGTGGTAGTGGCAGTGATTGGAAAGGGTTATAAGGCAACTTCTTGTTTCGTGTAAAGTTGACGTAGGTTCTTGAATTGCAAAATAGGTACCTATTGGCAGGCAGATCTCCCTCTTAGGCGTCGGATGTTTTTAAGCGAATGGACGAGGTTTGTTGTCAGTCTCTACAGACACAGATTCTGATCACGCTCGCTGTACTTGGTTGTGTTTACACTGAAACCGAATATACACAACGATAGTGATGGAGCTTGGGGTATTAGGGCAAGCGAATTGCGTTGGGTACCTGTGATGTATTGGGATGGAAGCGAGTGACCAAACAAATGAACGAGCGTGAGAGTAAGAGTGAGAGTGAAAACGAGAGTGAAAACGAGCAGGGATGATGGTAGGAGGAAGATTGAGGTTGAAATTGAGATTGGGAGAGAGGGAGGAATACGAGAGACAGATTAACTAAGATGATGtatgcattgcattgcattggcGCGCTACTGTGCCATTCTCAGACCCAGCTCAGGTACAATACGATTCACTTGGTTGAGAGGCGGTTGTAGGTAAACTTTGAATCTCACTTAAAAACTCAATTGTTACTGCAATGCAGCCTTCCGTTGATATCGGGTTGAGTATCACTATCATTGAGTCGTTACCGTTACAGTGCAGCTGCGTGACTCCTGCAGGCAACGTGGAATATAACACGGGTACAATACCAGTTACTCAGGTACTAGTAGCAGTCGTTAAATTCTTCTATAGAACTGTTGTGTGTTCAATCAACAGAATAGAGGATCATTTGAGGGGACGGTTGCTGCAAGCGGATGCTATTCTTTGGTGGATGTGTTGGTGCTGAGCAATATGTACTAACTTATCTGAGTATCCACCTCTGGTGCAATTGCGTCGTGGACAGACATGGACATGGAAATAGATTTACCAGGATCCAAGCTTGGAACTCAATCAAGCTGATCACTCTattttgttctgttctgcCCTACAACGGCCGGCAAGGGATTGGACTCTCCACAGTGACGAGACATGACCGGCGATCACAGCTCAACTCAGATGTCTTGGAGTAGATTCTTGATTCATCAACGTCTACAATGAAAAATACTATGTTATCCGTTGAGATTGGCATTCCTTATCACGCACTTGAGTCACTCACACTTGCAGAAAATAAGGGCCCTCCCAGCTGAAACGACTACTGCAACCCAGCTGTACCAACGAACTGCTTATAGATCATGATAATGGAGCCTGGCACTAGAAGAAGATACGTGAAAGAAATAAACCATGGACTACAGTCGCAGGTGCCTGGATTGTAGGTCGTTGGCTGCCTCTAAATGTCTGGGTGCTTGCTCTTGATCTACAGGGCTCTCGATAATGGACCACCTTTTCATTTCAATACTGGACTAACAACTTGTTAGGGTGCATATCCCAATCTTACCTCGGTGCAACCGCATCAAAAAATAATTTTGATGGGTAATAAACCGGATCAAGTCAGGTCAAGCCAAGTCGTCAAATGATTTGCAACCATCCATTGATAAACACATGGATAGTACGGATATAGTACTGTATCTACGCAATCATCGACAATCAGGGTCCTGCCGCTACGTTTCCATTTTTGGTCCTACTACCCAACGTTATCTCCAACTACGTCAAAGAGTTGCAGCATCACACGTCAGTCTCTTTCTTCAAGTCGCCTGCTGCGCCTCATCCAATACCGAAAAGAGAAAGCACTTGTCAGTGGGATGCCGTGTCGATCAGTGTTTCATGATTTTGCCATCTGTAAGTGAAATACACACAGGAATAGAAACATTCCTCTCTCGGTATATACATCACTGGTCAGCTGGGCTTGATGATAGCCTGTAGGCACCCAGAGTACGTGGTGGGCTGTAAGCGAGTTGGCTTTTTGATCTACAGAATAACAGTGAGGGGTAACTAAGCGGGGATGTTCTCGCATGAACGATATCCTTATGATTAGGCACACATTACGTGTGAATCATCTTGCAAAAGACAAGAATAGATGTAAAACATCAAGGTCAAGCTTGCAGGCAGTCAGGCTGGCCATTCtatttggtggttggagAAAAGTATCCCCACCATCATGGATACCTGGCTACGTCAGACCAGACCTTGCCCGAACAGAAGAAGTAGAGAAAACAGCACGTTGAAAAGCAAGACACACTACATGAATGAAATACAACATACAAAAAGTTATAGAATTGATTCGGCAATATTTACGTAGTGCGTGATAAGACACACAAAGAATCGTAGCTGTAAAGTCAGGTCCGGTAGTGTAGACTTAAGCTCAACCAATCCGGGGTAAAACGATAATGCGATCCCGCTGATAAGCCGAGCCTTCCAAGCTCTGTGCTGCTTATCTCAATCCTGGCTAAGGATACAAGGTCAAAATTTCAACATCGACGTCAACCCACCACAGCGGCCCTATAACCTCTAATTCATCAACCACATCACCACCCCCAACCCGCCAAAATGGATATGTAcgctctctctctctctcgaAAACTCTCCGGCCGATCATTATACTGACCATGTCTTTCCAATTGCAGGCTTTCAGCCGCCGAGCAGCGCACTCTTGAGCAGCGCATGCAGAAGCGCCAGGTCAAGGAGTTTATGGGTGTATGTCTATCCCGAGACAAATCGTTTCTACCGATCCAATACTGATTACCGTCATGTAGGCTTTCGGCGGTCTTGTCGAGCACTGCTTCATGTCCTGCGTCGATGACTTCACCTCAAAGGCCATTTCCAACCGGGAAAGCGGCTGCATCAACCGCTGCGTCCAGAAGTGGATGGCCTCTCAGCAGCGCATCAGCGACCGCTTCCAGGAGCACAACGCCCAGCTCACAGCTCAGATGAACAAATAAGCCCGACAAACTCGGAATCGCGGCGTGTACGAATAGGAAGAAGGATATACCAACATAAAACTCCGCACGAGATCTACTCTTATGGCGGCAAATATATACTGGAAGGCCGTCTCCCAGGATACCGGAAGGGGATggaacgacgacgatgatatcGGGCGCGGCAGGTTTTCTGTAGCGCCAAACTGTACTTCTACATTATGAGGGGTATAGACATGAACGGTTGGGCTTGGATCTAGCTGACTCCACGGAATGAAAATATGACCCATTTCTCTTCAGTTATCAAGTCGATAGGAAGACTCGCTGGTCGTTTCTATTTTATAGTTCAAACATGGCTCCCCATGCTAAAAACATAACAATTGTGATAAAAGAAAGACGGTATTGTGAATACCTAGGCATAGTTCAATCGCTGTAGCCATACATTATCAAATTAATCAgataataatctattatGCCTCTGCACAATGCACATGACCCGTTTCCAACGCCAATGACCTAAGATACTACTGGTACTATACATCTTGGTAATAATCGCTATTTTCTCTAAAACCTCATCATATTCAATTCTCGGCCTCATCGCCCAGCACATCCCGGATGGCGTCCAGTTGAGCCACAGCTTTCTCCTCCAAAAGACTATCGTATGCTCCGGCGACGGGCTTCATACCCCGCCAATCCATTTCTCGTTGCCCTAAAGGCATAAGTCGCTCTTTCAGCAGCTTCTTTGTGCTCAACCAAAACTCGACGTTTTCAAGAAGGTTTGCTGAGTCCCATTCGACGTCCGGAATGTCCCGGTTGTTGTTTACGCGAAGGGCAGCAAGCACTCTTGTGAGAAGAGCCAGGGAATGAACTTCAGAAATAGCCACAAGAGTCAAGTAGTGAGGTGATGCTCGAGACTGCGTGCGGCTTGCCCCTGGTGCCTCAAAACGGTCAACGCTTGCCTCCAATAGATGTGGGAACTGGTTCAACACGTAGGCAACCTCTGGAGCAATGGTAGCGCCCAAAGCTGTAAGCAAGTTCAACATCAGAGGAAGTAGTCCCTTGGCCCAGATACCGTAGCAGCGTTGCACAACAGGAGAATCCGAGTAGGGGGAGATGTTAGATTTGAGCATAAACTTTGTCAGATTTGCTGATAGAATGTTGCTCAAAATACCATCACAGGCCATCTGCTCGGCAACCAAAGGCAGAGTAGAGAGTTCAAGCAAGAATAGCATGCTCAGCTCACCATAAATGGGGTCGCCTTGGTCAGACAGCCTGTCGGCCCAAGAGAAGAGGGATGACACGGCATGAAGAACTTGATGCTCAGCCATGATGTTGAGAACCTGAGTCTGTGATTGCTCCATGTTAGGCAAGCTGAGGCATGCTTGGAGGATGGCTGTAAGTAGTCCGAGGTCCTCTGGCGACACGCTGGTTTCGCTGTCGTGAACCAGGCTAACTAATGCGCGGAAACCTCTGCCAACGACGCGGTCGAGGACATTCAGCACAGTTTGTGTAACTGTCACTGTGGTTCCCTCAAACACATCTTGGGTTTCTTTCTTACCAATGGTGTGGTACGCACGCAGGGTGACAAATagggctttcagcagggtaCGATAATATGAGATAGACTCAGGTCCCCAAGGCTCTTCAACTCCGTTCATTGTACCGACAAGAGTCGAAAGAAGCTGGTTGATGTCCTTCACTGGCACGGAGGATTTGACAAGACGTTGAATCAACACAAGAGCGAGGTTGGCCCGGGATTCAACCAACTTGAGGAAAATATGCTCAGGTCCAGGAATGCCTTGGTTTGCATTTAAGCATTGTTGAGCAACCTGCAACATTTGTTTCTCAACGGTATCGTTCTTGGGTAGGCATGTGGAAAGTTCAACTAGCAGGAACTCCCAAGCATGGAAAAGGGCCTAGTTATCAAGTTAGTTAGGGTGGCCGGAAATGGGAAAAGTTAACTTACAAGCTGAGCATCGACAAGGGATAAGTTCATGTTTGCGCGTTCCATCTCTGCCTTGAAGCCATCATCCTTTCGGGTCTTCCAACCAGGGTCAAACCGGAGCATCTCGTCAGCACGTTCGAGGTCATAGTAGTAGCTCTTTCCTAATTCTCGTGGCTCAAGGGCAGTTCGTTTGAAGTAATCAACGGGACAGTCAGAGTACTTGTTCGAAAAGTTCCTTGCAAAATTGTTGTGCAAAGACTTGTTGTAGCCTCCAACCTCAACTCCGTCGCGAAGGTAATAGTCGAGATCGCTGACGAGATTCTTTGCCAACTTATCCGAATTGCCGAGATGTCGTGAATGGTATAGTTGCATAGCAAATGTCTCAGCAACGTACGCGGCAAGTCTCGCCTCAAAGCCGGCACGCACAGGATCACTCTTCACAGTAAGGTTGGATGGCTTGAGTTCTCGAACATATGCTCTGAGACCATCCAGGTACGCTGTGTCTTTTTGCAGTGTGAAAACGGTCCAGGGCCAGAAGTTCTGAGCCGAGGCAACGAAGTCAAGTATGACCAGTGCTTCGCTTACTTCAAGATCCTTCAGCTTTCCGAGCTTGGCAAGTCCTGTGGCGAATACTGAGTTGGAAGAGACAtcagtcttcttcttgtccttcaTCGCCTCTCTTGGGGTTTGCCCTGTAAGAAGACAATTGGACATCCACTGTTGTCTGTTTCTCAGGATAGCAGAGAAAAATCTCCAAGTTGCCTTGACTTCGGTTCTCAATTCGAATGGCTTTCCAAGAGTCGACAGAAGTTGCAAAAAAGATTTGGAAATTTGAGGTCCTAGATAACCGAGTAGCGAAGGAGGCTCGCTTGAAGACTTGCCAGCATTCACAACCAAAGACTCGAGAAGCCACATCGTGGGTCTGCGATAATGGTCAGATGTTGCACACAGGCGTGCAAGCAGAGTCGAGCTCTTGAAGAGATAGGTCTCGATCATGCTGGAGGATTGCTCGAGATAATTTGCAACCCGCAAGAGAGTGGCAGATAGTTCTAGCACAGCGCTCAACTGTAAGTGAATCATCTCCACACGTCTTGGGTAGAGTGTGCTATCGGCCGTTGTAAATGCTGTAATTAGAGAGGATAAGAGAGGTTGGAAACGAAGAGACCCAGTAGAGGGCGAAATAAAGCAGTCGATGACATAGGATGCGGCTGGTCGAAGACAAGAAGTCAGGTTCTCTGAGGTAGATGAATCGCCAAGGCTATAGCTGTACGAGATGATTTTGTGCAAAATAGGCACGACGTCTCGAAGAATTGATGAGCGGCAAGTATCAGACGCAAATCTCCAAGTGGATGTGTTCTCAAAAATATCGACTCCTGCTTGGGCAATCGCATAACTGACCTTTGCCAGCACCTTGTCGGCTGTACCAAGCCAAGGGTTCAAGTCCGACTTGCTTCTGCCAGCAGTCTGAATACCAGCTCGACGTTGAACGGCTGAAGTCATCGCAGTGTCAATCAGATTACCAAACAGGCGTAGACAAGACGACAAAAATCCAAGCCTCTCCTGGACTAAATCGAGGCTACCAACAACCTTGGTGAGCTTCCCAGCTCTTGACTCGGAACTCAATAGCTCGCAGCGAGAAAGATAAGACCAAACCCTGCTGGGGTAAATTGGCAGAACCGCATCCAAGAATTGAATGCAAGAAGTAAGAATTGTCACGACGACATCCTCACTCTCTGCAAGATCGACCTGCATATAATAGTCCATTGTGTCACAGACTACTGTCAACAGATCCCTCCCACTACCCGCATCGATGTGCTTCTTAGCCTCGGAAAGAATATCGTTGTCTGAAAGCACTAGGGCTCCGCTTGTATCTTCTTGAGCAGCATTCAAGTATTCCATACGAATGAGTGTCGCGAATAGAGAGATGACTTCGGCTGTTTCCTCAGGTTGGAGCATTCCAAGTTCAGACTGATAGCCCTCCTTCATCAAGTTGATTTCCAGTCGCCGACCCAAGAGGGAAATCGTTGAGTGAGGGTACTCCATTGAGACGACTCTACCTGTATCTGTAACGAAGCGGCCATATGTCCCAGCGGGTATTCTATACGAATCATCTTCGGCACGCCTACCGCGCCACGAGGGGGATAATGAGATGATGGGGATGTCCTGCAGCAGGCAGAAGGTGTTTGTATTCTCATCCTCTTGGGCGAGTTCATAATCTTGAAAGTGATCAGGGAGAACAAATGTTAGTGTAGGTGTCGCCCGAAGAAGGTTGAGAATCATCTGCGATCGCTCGCTATCTCGAAGGCTAGTAGCGCTCGCAAGTGTCCGGCAGAGAGTGATGAAGGGCATGAACTCGTAAGGGTACCTGTCAAGGGCTTGCTGAAAGAAAAACTCCAGTGCGAGGTCATCGTTGAGCATAGACGCAAGGATATCCTGCTTCTCGGAAAGGTTTTCCTTCGACGAGAGATCCCAGTAATTTCGGCCGGCGCTAAGAACAGAAAGCAAGGCGCTCACGGGTTCTGACTGGTAACCGACAATGGGGTAGGAAACCTTGAGGAGTTCCAGGAACACATTGCGAAGTCGAGAACTGAGCAAAGGGGTCATGCTGCCTTCATCAGAAGGGCCTAAGCTTGATGCCATATTGGATATGACATCAAAGACTCGCCCCTGAGCTGTGACCGCCGATGCAAGCTGTTCCACAACGACAAGGTCCTTGGAGGCAGTCGCATTTTCAAGAAAGCCGTCAAACTTTGAGGATTCGATGGAGAAGATGCTGCCTGCCGAGTTGCGCCTTGCAACTGGACGAATCACACCTCCGGCCTCGAAAGTTTCTCGCGCATTCTGTTGCAGCAAGTTGTCCCGTTTCTCGGTTCTGGCTTGATAAGATACGTTCATGCGATGGAGGAGCAATGTCCAGGCGAATATGACAGGCGAAGCATTCTCGGAGTCGGCATCTGCTGCATTGAGTACACTCTTGTGAACTTGCTCGAGGACATCGGACGAGAGGAGATATGTGTCGTAGGTGGTATCGGCTTGAGTCGCATCCTCCTCTCTCTCGGAGAGATAGGTCAGTGAACGAGCTGgtttaagtaaaattaaagacACGGCAACTGAGAGCGTCTTCAGGGGTGTAATTAATGGAGCAATGCTTTCGTGGATCTGTTAAGAGAGTTAGTATAAGCCATGCAAGCATTCGAGTTGAGCATACCGGCTGAACGGCGTCAAAGAATCTGTAGACGTCCATCAACGAGAACCACTGATTAACAGCATTCGAGGGCGCAAACTCGTCTCCAAAACTATCCACTATCTGGAACACAACGGACAGGGCGTGAACAGCTTCAGTTAAAAGAGTTCTTATCCAGTCGATTTCAACCTCCTCCGTCACCCACTTTTCGTCAGTGATAGCTTTGAGACCCGATTCGATGCGACTCATGGAGTCTGTCAGAATTTGAAGATATGTAGGCAATAGAGGTTCCGCATCGTCGCGCGCAGGCAAAGTCAGTCGGTAAGTCTTGGCCAGGTCGAGATCAACATTGGCAAAGGTAGGTAGTCTCCCGTATAGCTTGATAGAGTTGGCGTAATCCGCAGACATCATAAAGAAACGGCGCTCGGTAAGGTATGTATCAAACAGACGTCGCTGTCTCGTCTCGGTTTTCTCGAACTCGGCCCATATCTCCTCAGCATCCAACGCAGATGCTGAGCCCAAATCTGACAGGAATCCTGACCCTTGGCCATTGTTAAGACCGGCAGCTTCTTGCAAGTTCTTTGCATCCTGCGATGATAGTGGACCACTAAGATGGCGAGCTGGGCGAGACTGGTGTTCGATAACGACGATGCGGAGAGCTGCAACTAGGTTGATTTTGGCATTTTTGCTGAGCCATTCGGCATCCTTCTTGATCGACTCGATATCGGGTCGCCCATCCGAGCTGGCGGGCACGTTGATCGGTGCTGTTTTTGTCTGAAAATCTTTTTTGGTAGTTTCGTCTGCGGGTGCGAAGGTGCTGGCAGGATCCTCAAGAAGACGGTGAACATAATCGTCGCTCAAAAAATCGATAACAGCAGAGCTCGTAGTCCTCTGTCCAGAGCTATCGGAAAGCGCAGTTGCTATAAGCTTCCATGAACTGCGTAGGTAGTCGGTTAGAATATATGTTTGTTTACATACCTAGGGACAGCCGCAAAAGATGGATACTCTTTGATGGGATAATAGAACTTACAGCAGTACCCTCTCCCCAGTCAGGCATTGCTCTAGGGAGGGGAAATATATGCGATCGGCCACCGGCGCCATTGCAAAGAGCGTCAAGAAGGCGACAGTGGCATGCGATGCATTACCTTTTGACTAGGGTAAATGCGAAGTTTGATGCTTGTTGACGCGCCTGGTCGCGATGAGCTTTGGCTGAACAATGTCAACTTTTTGGTAGCTAGAGAGCTCTGGTTTAGCCGGTGTTTAGCCCATAATTCACCTGCAACCGCTTATCGGTGCTTGGCCACTTTTTAAGTTGGGCGTTCAACGCACTGTAGGTCACACTGTTAGATTCATTATTTCTGAGCCTATAGGACAGTGCCAATTCAATTGCCGTGCACCGGTGAGCTGTACAAAGGCGAATTCACTTTCTTTGTTTGATGGTTTATTAACCCAGGTGAGTCACTCTTTCTCAACACCACCGCTTGATCTCACGAGAATCAATCAAACAAGAAGGAGATAACATCTTTAAGAGAgatctcttttttcttcttgtgTGTGTTCAAAAATGGGTTCTTCAGATATTATTGATCACTCTCCTCACCAAGGTGATCCCTCACCTCCAATCCCAACCGCTTCCAACCTTATTGTCATTGACAACTACGACTCCTTCACTTGGAACATTTACCAGTACCTTGTTCTTGCTGGGGCTACAGTTACTGTCTATCGAAATGACAAGGTTACTGTAGAAGAATTGATTGCCAAGAAACCCACCCAGATTATTATTAGTCCTGGACCCGGTCATCCCGAGACTGACTCTGGAGTGAGCCGCGATGTCATCAAACACTTTGCAGGCAAAGTCCCAATCTTTGGTGTCTGCATGGGACTGTAAGTCTCTGAAAGTCCCAAACCGTCAATGCCTCTAACCTCGTTACAGCCAATGCATCTTCAATGTCTATGGTGGAGAAGTCAGCTCCGCTGGTGAGTGGCTTCACGGCAAAACGTCACCTTTGACCCATGATTCCAAGGGTGTCTTCTCTGGTCTGAGCCAGGGTGTGCCAGTCACTCGGTATCATTCTCTTGCTGGTACCCACGTTACTCTGCCTGAGGATCTGGAGGTCTCCTCCTGGGTTGCCAAGCCTGATGGCTCCCCTGGTGTCATTCAAGGTGTGCGTCACAAGAAGTACACAATTGAGGGTGTTCAATTCCATCCTGAGAGTATCTTGACTGAAGGTGGAAGAGCCATGATCACAAATTTCCTTCGCATGCAAGGGGGTACTTGGGAGGAAAACACCCAGTTCCAAAAGTCTGGCACTGTTGCCAGCGACGACTCGACAGCGCCCAAGTCTAAACAGAACAAGAACATTCTGCAGCGAATTTATGAAAGCCGAAAGGCTGCCGTGGACGCTCAGAAGCAAATTCCGTCACAGCGATTTGAGGACCTCCAGGTCGCTTATGATCTGAATGCCGCCCCTCCCCAGATCCCTCTTGTTAGCCGGCTACGAGAGTCTCCCTTCGATGTGGCTCTCATGGCTGAGATCAAGCGTGGTTCTCCTTCGAAAGGCATATTTGCTCTTGACATCTCTGCTCCTGCCCAGGCTCGAAAGTACGCCTTGGCGGGTGCAAGTGTCATTTCTGTTCTGACTGAGCCTGAGTGGTTCAAGGGTAGCATCGAGGACTTGAGGGCAGTCCGACAAGTTTTGGACGGTATGCCTAACCGGCCCGCGATTCTGCGAAAGGAATTCATCTTTGATGAGTATCAGATTCTCGAGGCTCGGTTGGCTGGTGCCGATACTgttctcctcatcgtcaagATGCTTGACACTGAACTTTTGCATCGTCTGTACAACTACTCTCTCCAACTGGGAATGGAGCCTCTAGTTGAGGTTCAGAATGCTGAAGAGATGACAACAGCAGTCAAGTTGGGCGCCAAGGTCATCGGTGTCAACAACCGTAACCTGGAGAGCTTTGAAGTGGATCTCAACACAACCGGCCGCCTGCGCAGCATGGTACCAGAATCTACAATCATTTGCGCTCTTAGCGGCATCAACACTCACGACGACGTTTTAATGAACAAGAGGGATGGTGTCAATGCTGTCCTTGTCGGTGAGGCCATCATGAAGGCACCTGACGCCAGTGTTTTTATTAGTCAGCTGTGCTCTGGAACTGAGCCCGCAGCCAAGACAGATGCCGCATCATCTCTATACGTCAAGATCTGTGGCACTCGAAGTGCTGAAGCTGCGCGCAGGGCCGCCGAGTCAGGGGCGGACTTTGTGGGCATCTGTCTTGTTCCCAGTGCCAAGCGATGCATCTCTCACGAGACCGCCCTCGCCATTTCAGAAGCTGTACACACTTACCCCAGCACTCGAAAATACGAGACACAAGTGGCAGAAGTAGACAACAAAGCCAAGGACT
This Fusarium poae strain DAOMC 252244 chromosome 3, whole genome shotgun sequence DNA region includes the following protein-coding sequences:
- the TIM9 gene encoding protein transporter tim9 (BUSCO:58714at5125), which codes for MDMLSAAEQRTLEQRMQKRQVKEFMGAFGGLVEHCFMSCVDDFTSKAISNRESGCINRCVQKWMASQQRISDRFQEHNAQLTAQMNK
- a CDS encoding hypothetical protein (BUSCO:616at5125), with protein sequence MAPVADRIYFPSLEQCLTGERVLLSWKLIATALSDSSGQRTTSSAVIDFLSDDYVHRLLEDPASTFAPADETTKKDFQTKTAPINVPASSDGRPDIESIKKDAEWLSKNAKINLVAALRIVVIEHQSRPARHLSGPLSSQDAKNLQEAAGLNNGQGSGFLSDLGSASALDAEEIWAEFEKTETRQRRLFDTYLTERRFFMMSADYANSIKLYGRLPTFANVDLDLAKTYRLTLPARDDAEPLLPTYLQILTDSMSRIESGLKAITDEKWVTEEVEIDWIRTLLTEAVHALSVVFQIVDSFGDEFAPSNAVNQWFSLMDVYRFFDAVQPIHESIAPLITPLKTLSVAVSLILLKPARSLTYLSEREEDATQADTTYDTYLLSSDVLEQVHKSVLNAADADSENASPVIFAWTLLLHRMNVSYQARTEKRDNLLQQNARETFEAGGVIRPVARRNSAGSIFSIESSKFDGFLENATASKDLVVVEQLASAVTAQGRVFDVISNMASSLGPSDEGSMTPLLSSRLRNVFLELLKVSYPIVGYQSEPVSALLSVLSAGRNYWDLSSKENLSEKQDILASMLNDDLALEFFFQQALDRYPYEFMPFITLCRTLASATSLRDSERSQMILNLLRATPTLTFVLPDHFQDYELAQEDENTNTFCLLQDIPIISLSPSWRGRRAEDDSYRIPAGTYGRFVTDTGRVVSMEYPHSTISLLGRRLEINLMKEGYQSELGMLQPEETAEVISLFATLIRMEYLNAAQEDTSGALVLSDNDILSEAKKHIDAGSGRDLLTVVCDTMDYYMQVDLAESEDVVVTILTSCIQFLDAVLPIYPSRVWSYLSRCELLSSESRAGKLTKVVGSLDLVQERLGFLSSCLRLFGNLIDTAMTSAVQRRAGIQTAGRSKSDLNPWLGTADKVLAKVSYAIAQAGVDIFENTSTWRFASDTCRSSILRDVVPILHKIISYSYSLGDSSTSENLTSCLRPAASYVIDCFISPSTGSLRFQPLLSSLITAFTTADSTLYPRRVEMIHLQLSAVLELSATLLRVANYLEQSSSMIETYLFKSSTLLARLCATSDHYRRPTMWLLESLVVNAGKSSSEPPSLLGYLGPQISKSFLQLLSTLGKPFELRTEVKATWRFFSAILRNRQQWMSNCLLTGQTPREAMKDKKKTDVSSNSVFATGLAKLGKLKDLEVSEALVILDFVASAQNFWPWTVFTLQKDTAYLDGLRAYVRELKPSNLTVKSDPVRAGFEARLAAYVAETFAMQLYHSRHLGNSDKLAKNLVSDLDYYLRDGVEVGGYNKSLHNNFARNFSNKYSDCPVDYFKRTALEPRELGKSYYYDLERADEMLRFDPGWKTRKDDGFKAEMERANMNLSLVDAQLALFHAWEFLLVELSTCLPKNDTVEKQMLQVAQQCLNANQGIPGPEHIFLKLVESRANLALVLIQRLVKSSVPVKDINQLLSTLVGTMNGVEEPWGPESISYYRTLLKALFVTLRAYHTIGKKETQDVFEGTTVTVTQTVLNVLDRVVGRGFRALVSLVHDSETSVSPEDLGLLTAILQACLSLPNMEQSQTQVLNIMAEHQVLHAVSSLFSWADRLSDQGDPIYGELSMLFLLELSTLPLVAEQMACDGILSNILSANLTKFMLKSNISPYSDSPVVQRCYGIWAKGLLPLMLNLLTALGATIAPEVAYVLNQFPHLLEASVDRFEAPGASRTQSRASPHYLTLVAISEVHSLALLTRVLAALRVNNNRDIPDVEWDSANLLENVEFWLSTKKLLKERLMPLGQREMDWRGMKPVAGAYDSLLEEKAVAQLDAIRDVLGDEAEN